One Salvia splendens isolate huo1 chromosome 12, SspV2, whole genome shotgun sequence genomic window carries:
- the LOC121759565 gene encoding uncharacterized protein LOC121759565, which yields MNLIDEGESSGMFVQPAKRRRGRPRKYPSLKQAEAAHTPSSEGGIAYLSQRSDRTKETESMVGQSVTGVVEATFDSGYLLTVRIGNSSTKLKGVVFKPGHCAPITAQNDVAPHVQMIKRSDVHFNFENQSQTPVVPSKRKYAPPGRAPAAPPASSVAPVAPQPISYPNGSQDCNTGDADVHMVEPLSMLPPGRSIPVGQVFVPVQPYPNCQVAPGSQQHDNGLFNKGNPTDIDAKSSSQTSDTKLEESLKSSPENSAIVSELDTGIGNKPFPTETPRTEPLCNYGAGRMTELLKVLQENSKENRVQVGEQPASATQVEFEDTVP from the exons ATGAATCTAATTGATGAAGGGGAGAGCTCTGGCATGTTCGTCCAGCCAGCAAAGCGGAGACGTGGTCGTCCACGTAAATATCCAAGCTTAAAGCAAGCTGAAGCGGCTCATACGCCCAGTTCTGAAGGAGGCATAGCTTACCTTTCTCAGAGATCCGACAGAACAAAGGAAACCGAGAGTATGGTGGGCCAGTCAGTAACTGGTGTCGTTGAAGCCACTTTCGACTCTGGCTATCTGCTTACTGTTAGAATTGGCAACTCCAGTACCAAATTGAAAGGTGTTGTTTTCAAGCCAGGACATTGTGCTCCAATTACAGCACAAAACGATGTTGCCCCACATGTTCAAATGATAAAAAGAAGCGACGTccatttcaattttgaaaaccaGAGTCAGACTCCTGTGGTGCCTTCGAAACGCAAATATGCACCACCCGGAAGAGCACCTGCTGCTCCTCCAGCCAGCAGTGTGGCTCCCGTTGCACCTCAACCCATTAGTTATCCAAATGGATCTCAAGATTGCAACACTGGAGACGCTGATGTGCACATGGTTGAACCTTTGTCCATGTTACCACCGGGTCGATCCATACCAGTTGGCCAGGTTTTTGTTCCCGTGCAACCTTATCCCAACTGCCAAGTTGCCCCAGGTAGCCAGCAGCACGATAATGGCTTGTTCAATAAAGGCAACCCAACAGATATTGATGCTAAGAGCTCTTCCCAGACTTCAGATACTAAACTTGAGGAATCATTGAAATCTTCACCAGAAAACTCAGCTATCGTTTCAGAACTAGACACTGGTATTGGTAATAAGCCCTTTCCGACTGAGACGCCACGTACAGAGCCTTTGTGCAATTATGGAGCTGGAAGGATGACCGAGCTTTTGAAG GTTTTGCAGGAAAACTCAAAAGAGAATCGGGTGCAAGTTGGTGAACAGCCAGCTTCAGCTACACAAGTTGAGTTCGAAGATACTGTCCCGTGA
- the LOC121757368 gene encoding uncharacterized protein LOC121757368 isoform X1 — protein MADFDFEPPSFSLGLDFDLSQPQITPPPDPIPQPAKRPSSAPILRPIEEDDDDDFQCPIRVSEPPRDFKRLRRVTTARPPPLPEEPKVECKDQCVDDDIEGFSSDEDCSRAGTLPNYSICSSSTKGKDFPSSSASINVQSRGSNMIFPKLTVSPLRRFQLIDSDSDFDDPSTTEDMLREPPIVVLSPEEKKTDYCEGAKTSVGKHQTKDLWKDLCPEKSSSIPTPAFDEFCKEYFSGLNDKSMPKINCQQAGSGVNRDKKTNLPPAHCYFFHNDSRIQKLVRERLPHFFPLELGNNQDMKQQNASVIDYMGQFSGEQNSRQTSHRQTVAKTPKRSRNNTKNSQVDVISEHSGGWVTPKAFAKKNAGSRNGQSSVSGSRCTGTWHNGQNGRKVYVAKNGQELTGQIAYRQYKRDSGKGFKNTKKKTAAKKKTASRKPAAKK, from the exons ATGGCGGATTTTGATTTCGAACCTCCATCCTTCTCTCTAGGGCTCGATTTTGACCTATCGCAGCCCCAAATCACCCCTCCGCCCGACCCCATACCTCAGCCAGCTAAGCGGCCTTCCTCCGCCCCCATTCTCCGCCCAATTGAagaagacgacgacgacgatTTCCAATGCCCGATTAGGGTTTCCGAGCCACCGAGGGACTTCAAAAGGCTCCGTCGTGTAACCACGGCCCGGCCCCCGCCCCTGCCCGAGGAACCAAAGGTGGAGTGCAAGGATCAGTGTGTGGATGATGACATTGAGGGCTTTTCTTCCGATGAAGATTGTTCTAGAG cAGGTACTCTTCCCAATTATTCTATATGTAGCAGTTCAACTAAGGGCAAAGATTTCCCAAGTTCTTCTGCTTCCATCAATGTTCAATCAAGAGGCAGCAATATGATATTCCCAAAACTGACTGTAAGTCCTCTAAGAAGGTTCCAGTTGAttgattctgattctgattttgATGATCCTTCCACAACTGAAGACATGCTCAGAGAGCCCCCAATTGTGGTTTTGTCTCCGGAGGAGAAAAAAACAGATTATTGTGAAGGAGCTAAAACATCAGTTGGCAAGCACCAAACCAAAGACTTATGGAAAGATTTGTGCCCAGAGAAGAGCTCCTCTATTCCGACGCCTGCTTTTGATGAGTTCTGCAAAGAATATTTCTCTGGTTTGAACGATAAGAGTATGCCAAAAATTAACTGTCAACAAGCTGGCAGTGGTGTGAACAGAGATAAGAAGACTAATCTTCCTCCTGCTCATTGCTACTTTTTCCACAATGATTCAAGAATTCAGAAATTAGTTCGAGAACGGTTACCCCATTTCTTCCCCTTGGAACTAGGCAACAACCAGGACATGAAGCAACAAAATGCATCAGTAATTGATTACAT GGGCCAGTTCAGCGGTGAACAAAATTCTAGGCAAACCAGCCACAGACAAACTGTTGCGAAAACTCCCAAAAGAAGCAGGAATAACACCAAGAATTCTCAGGTTGATGTCATTTCAGAACATTCCGGGGGCTGGGTTACCCCCAAAGCATTTGCTAAAAAAAATGCTGGGAGCAGAAATGGGCAATCATCTGTTAGTGGAAGTAGATGCACTGGTACGTGGCACAATGGCCAAAATGGGAGAAAA GTTTATGTGGCGAAAAATGGGCAGGAATTGACTGGGCAAATTGCTTATAGACAGTATAAAAGG GATAGCGGAAAGGGATTCAAAAATACAAAGAAGAAAACAGCTGCCAAGAAGAAAACTGCCTCGAGAAAACCTGCTGCAAAAAAATGA
- the LOC121759592 gene encoding protein trichome birefringence-like 38, translating to MPFSSFNHRQPLLILEALFLVLLPLLLLPLPAASAKLSNTTTTNKALLTSCNLFQGKWVPDPSYPLYLSSACPFIDPEFDCIKYGRPDKQFLKFSWQPDSCIPPRFDGLDFLKRWSGKKIMFVGDSLSLNQWQSLACMIYAAAPNSKYNYVRQGTLSSVTFLDYGVTILLYRSPYLVDITRENIGRVLKLDSIQQGNAWRGMDMLVFNTWHWWTHKGEDQAWDYIQDGSTVSKDMNRLVAFYKGLTTWGRWVDLNVDPTKTRVFFQGISPTHYQGRDWKAASKNCNGEQQPLEGSTYPGGTPAEVEVVNRVLSRMQKPVYLLDITFLSQLRKDAHPSAYSGDHAGVDCSHWCLPGLPDTWNQLLYAALVM from the exons ATGCCCTTCTCTTCTTTCAATCACCGACAACCCCTCCTCATTCTTGAAGCCttgtttttagtgctgctgCCACTTTTGCTACTGCCACTCCCTGCTGCTTCAGCAAAGCTCTCAAACACAACCACCACAAACAAAGCATTGCTCACTTCCTGCAACCTCTTCCAAGGAAAATGGGTCCCGGATCCCTCCTACCCGCTCTACCTGTCCTCTGCCTGCCCGTTTATCGACCCGGAATTCGACTGCATCAAATACGGCCGACCCGATAAGCAGTTCCTCAAATTCTCCTGGCAGCCCGACTCCTGCATCCCTCCCAG GTTTGATGGGCTGGATTTTCTCAAGAGATGGAGCGGGAAAAAGATTATGTTTGTGGGTGACTCGTTGAGTTTGAATCAATGGCAGTCTCTGGCTTGTATGATTTATGCAGCTGCTCCAAATTCCAAATACAACTATGTTAGACAGGGCACCCTTTCTTCTGTGACATTCTTG GATTATGGAGTTACGATACTGTTGTACCGATCACCATACCTGGTGGACATAACGAGGGAGAATATCGGGAGGGTGCTGAAGCTGGATTCGATTCAGCAAGGGAATGCGTGGAGAGGGATGGACATGCTAGTGTTCAACACATGGCATTGGTGGACTCACAAAGGCGAAGATCAAGC ATGGGACTACATACAAGATGGCTCCACCGTGTCCAAGGACATGAACCGCCTGGTGGCCTTTTACAAAGGGTTGACAACGTGGGGACGCTGGGTTGACCTCAACGTCGATCCCACCAAGACTAGAGTGTTCTTCCAGGGGATCTCTCCCACTCATTATCA AGGTAGGGACTGGAAGGCGGCGTCAAAGAACTGTAACGGCGAGCAGCAGCCTCTGGAGGGATCGACATATCCAGGGGGGACGCCAGCGGAGGTGGAGGTTGTTAACAGAGTGTTGAGCAGGATGCAGAAACCTGTGTATTTGCTGGACATTACGTTTCTGTCTCAGCTGAGGAAGGATGCCCATCCGTCTGCTTATAGTGGTGATCATGCAGGGGTTGACTGCAGCCATTGGTGCCTCCCTGGGTTGCCGGATACGTGGAATCAGCTGCTCTATGCGGCTCTTGTTATGTGA
- the LOC121757196 gene encoding protein CHUP1, chloroplastic-like, protein MVAGKVKSVMGLQKPAATPAKQRPDAAAAKPPWSTTAKPPQKGSAAPFSRYFPRASAQVQPRPPDAAELLRLVEELRESESRLKTQIRESVSIVPVLESVISNKNSEIGRSRRKIECLESENEKLRSENEFLHMELSKQNRVYEEKIRHMQAELADIKIAVSERESEYEDASSPLAAAAKVSDRKFNIPPKCLIKWPTQISSKNEAEARKDEVFTAATGISDEIPETSDGFPGIRSRAPRVPKPPPRPFHSSSPRCLQSVSLPSYGSLTDSAHRALSEIPAPPPPPPPPLPPSRPEKSLSTAPPPPPPPPPKCGLKPAPAKVRRVPEVAEFYHSLMRRDSIFRKDSTAGGAGATAKDMIGEIENRSAHLLAIKTDIETQGDFIRFLIKEVEVAAFTDIEDVVSFVKWLDDELSYLVDERAVLKHFDWPEKRADALREAAFGYSDLKKLESEVSSFRDDPRQPCAHALKKIHSLFEKLEHAVYKLSRLRESVKERYKGFHIPVNWMLDTGYVSLIKLASVKLAVKYMKRVSGELEMVGGSPEEEELIVQGVKFAFRVHQFAGGFDVETMKAFEELRDKARLCNVQCQTQQQQHKYVSRSCASAIYL, encoded by the exons ATGGTTGCTGGGAAAGTAAAATCTGTAATGGGGCTGCAGAAACCAGCAGCAACTCCAGCTAAGCAAAGGCCcgacgccgccgccgccaaaCCGCCGTGGTCAACCACCGCCAAGCCGCCGCAGAAGGGCTCCGCCGCCCCTTTCTCGCGCTACTTCCCGCGAGCATCGGCTCAAGTCCAGCCCCGCCCTCCCGACGCCGCCGAACTCCTCCGCCTCGTCGAGGAATTGCGAGAGAGCGAGTCGCGGTTGAAGACCCAAATCAGAGAGTCCGTGTCCATCGTTCCCGTGTTGGAGAGCGTTATTTCAAACAAGAATTCCGAAATCGGACGCTCCAGAAGGAAGATCGAATGCCTGGAATCTGAAAACGAGAAGCTCCGGAGTGAGAATGAGTTTCTGCATATGGAGCTGTCGAAGCAGAATCGGGTGTACGAGGAGAAAATCAGACACATGCAGGCCGAGCTAGCTGATATCAAGATTGCCGTTTCCGAGAGAGAAAGTGAGTACGAGGATGCGTCGTCTCCATTGGCAGCTGCAGCGAAGGTCAGCGATCGTAAATTTAATATACCCCCCAAGTGTTTGATAAAATGGCCGACTCAAATTAGTAGCAAAAACGAAGCTGAAGCGAGGAAAGATGAAGTCTTTACTGCTGCAACGGGAATTTCCGATGAAATTCCTGAAACTTCCGATGGGTTTCCAGGGATAAGATCCCGTGCTCCGCGCGTTCCTAAGCCGCCACCGCGGCCATTTCATTCATCTTCTCCCAGATGTTTACAATCCGTCTCGTTGCCTTCTTACGGTTCCTTAACCGATTCAGCGCACCGCGCGTTATCGGAGATTCCAgctcctccacctccacctccacctccactgCCTCCATCACGGCCAGAGAAATCCTTATCCACAgccccaccaccacctcctccgccTCCCCCAAAATGTGGGTTGAAGCCGGCGCCGGCGAAGGTCAGGAGAGTTCCGGAGGTGGCTGAGTTTTACCACTCACTAATGCGGAGGGATTCAATTTTCCGGAAGGATTCCACCGCCGGCGGCGCGGGTGCTACGGCGAAGGACATGATTGGTGAAATCGAGAACCGTTCCGCACATTTACTCGCC ATTAAGACTGATATAGAGACTCAAGGGGATTTCATAAGGTTCTTGATTAAAGAAGTTGAGGTTGCTGCATTCACTGACATTGAAGATGTTGTGTCTTTTGTCAAATGGCTTGATGATGAGCTGTCTTACCTG GTGGATGAGAGGGCAGTGTTGAAACACTTTGATTGGCCTGAAAAGAGAGCAGATGCATTGAGAGAAGCTGCATTCGGTTACTCTGATCTGAAGAAGCTGGAGTCAGAAGTCTCCTCCTTTCGCGATGATCCTAGGCAACCTTGCGCTCACGCTCTCAAGAAAATACACTCTTTGTTTGAGAA ATTGGAACATGCTGTGTATAAATTGTCGAGATTGAGAGAGTCAGTGAAGGAGAGATACAAAGGCTTCCACATTCCTGTTAACTGGATGCTCGATACCGGTTATGTTAGTCTG ATCAAGCTGGCGTCCGTGAAACTAGCAGTCAAGTACATGAAGAGAGTGTCGGGGGAGCTTGAAATGGTTGGTGGCAGCCCTGAAGAAGAAGAGCTCATAGTTCAAGGTGTCAAGTTTGCTTTCCGAGTTCATCAG TTTGCGGGTGGTTTTGATGTGGAAACGATGAAGGCGTTTGAGGAGCTGAGGGATAAAGCTCGTCTGTGTAACGTGCAGTGCCAAacacagcagcagcagcacaaGTATGTTTCAAGGTCTTGTGCGTCTGCTATTTATCTGTAG
- the LOC121759593 gene encoding uncharacterized protein LOC121759593, translating into MTSLLIGGGITVKPPIPFSPSSLASFNFATPSFSRSKSITISRNLKLVAAASPMASQQSSVQATTSVPDSSIKLLFVEMGVGYDQHGQDITSAAMRACRDAISSNSIPAFRRGSIPGVSFAEMKLQIKLGVPRPLQHLLDISKVKSVFPYGAITNVEVVDGGLICSSGVEVEEMGDKNDNCYIVNAAVYVGY; encoded by the exons ATGACGTCTCTTTTGATTGGAGGAGGCATCACTGTGAAGCCCCCAATTCCATTCTCCCCATCAAGTTTAGCTTCCTTCAATTTCGCAACTCCCTCTTTTTCGCGTAGTAAATCGATTACTATTTCACGGAATCTGAAATTGGTAGCTGCTGCTTCTCCCATGGCGAGTCAGCAGAGCTCAGTCCAAGCGACTACTTCTGTCCCCGATTCTTCCATCAAGCTCCTATTTGTCGAAATGGGCGTCGGCTACGATCAGCATGG ACAGGATATTACATCAGCGGCAATGCGGGCTTGTAGGGATGCCATTTCCTCCAATTCAATTCCTGCTTTCAGAAGAG GCTCTATACCCGGTGTTTCATTTGCCGAGATGAAACTGCAGATTAAATTGGGAGTCCCTCGACCTCTCCAGCATTTGTTGGATATCAGTAAGGTCAAGTCAGTGTTCCCTTA TGGAGCGATAACGAACGTTGAAGTTGTGGATGGTGGACTGATATGCTCAAGTGGTGTGGAAGTTGAGGAAATGGGAGATAAGAATGACAACTGCTACATTGTCAATGCAGCTGTCTATGTTGGCTACTAA
- the LOC121757368 gene encoding uncharacterized protein LOC121757368 isoform X2 translates to MADFDFEPPSFSLGLDFDLSQPQITPPPDPIPQPAKRPSSAPILRPIEEDDDDDFQCPIRVSEPPRDFKRLRRVTTARPPPLPEEPKVECKDQCVDDDIEGFSSDEDCSRGTLPNYSICSSSTKGKDFPSSSASINVQSRGSNMIFPKLTVSPLRRFQLIDSDSDFDDPSTTEDMLREPPIVVLSPEEKKTDYCEGAKTSVGKHQTKDLWKDLCPEKSSSIPTPAFDEFCKEYFSGLNDKSMPKINCQQAGSGVNRDKKTNLPPAHCYFFHNDSRIQKLVRERLPHFFPLELGNNQDMKQQNASVIDYMGQFSGEQNSRQTSHRQTVAKTPKRSRNNTKNSQVDVISEHSGGWVTPKAFAKKNAGSRNGQSSVSGSRCTGTWHNGQNGRKVYVAKNGQELTGQIAYRQYKRDSGKGFKNTKKKTAAKKKTASRKPAAKK, encoded by the exons ATGGCGGATTTTGATTTCGAACCTCCATCCTTCTCTCTAGGGCTCGATTTTGACCTATCGCAGCCCCAAATCACCCCTCCGCCCGACCCCATACCTCAGCCAGCTAAGCGGCCTTCCTCCGCCCCCATTCTCCGCCCAATTGAagaagacgacgacgacgatTTCCAATGCCCGATTAGGGTTTCCGAGCCACCGAGGGACTTCAAAAGGCTCCGTCGTGTAACCACGGCCCGGCCCCCGCCCCTGCCCGAGGAACCAAAGGTGGAGTGCAAGGATCAGTGTGTGGATGATGACATTGAGGGCTTTTCTTCCGATGAAGATTGTTCTAGAG GTACTCTTCCCAATTATTCTATATGTAGCAGTTCAACTAAGGGCAAAGATTTCCCAAGTTCTTCTGCTTCCATCAATGTTCAATCAAGAGGCAGCAATATGATATTCCCAAAACTGACTGTAAGTCCTCTAAGAAGGTTCCAGTTGAttgattctgattctgattttgATGATCCTTCCACAACTGAAGACATGCTCAGAGAGCCCCCAATTGTGGTTTTGTCTCCGGAGGAGAAAAAAACAGATTATTGTGAAGGAGCTAAAACATCAGTTGGCAAGCACCAAACCAAAGACTTATGGAAAGATTTGTGCCCAGAGAAGAGCTCCTCTATTCCGACGCCTGCTTTTGATGAGTTCTGCAAAGAATATTTCTCTGGTTTGAACGATAAGAGTATGCCAAAAATTAACTGTCAACAAGCTGGCAGTGGTGTGAACAGAGATAAGAAGACTAATCTTCCTCCTGCTCATTGCTACTTTTTCCACAATGATTCAAGAATTCAGAAATTAGTTCGAGAACGGTTACCCCATTTCTTCCCCTTGGAACTAGGCAACAACCAGGACATGAAGCAACAAAATGCATCAGTAATTGATTACAT GGGCCAGTTCAGCGGTGAACAAAATTCTAGGCAAACCAGCCACAGACAAACTGTTGCGAAAACTCCCAAAAGAAGCAGGAATAACACCAAGAATTCTCAGGTTGATGTCATTTCAGAACATTCCGGGGGCTGGGTTACCCCCAAAGCATTTGCTAAAAAAAATGCTGGGAGCAGAAATGGGCAATCATCTGTTAGTGGAAGTAGATGCACTGGTACGTGGCACAATGGCCAAAATGGGAGAAAA GTTTATGTGGCGAAAAATGGGCAGGAATTGACTGGGCAAATTGCTTATAGACAGTATAAAAGG GATAGCGGAAAGGGATTCAAAAATACAAAGAAGAAAACAGCTGCCAAGAAGAAAACTGCCTCGAGAAAACCTGCTGCAAAAAAATGA